The following are encoded in a window of Amblyraja radiata isolate CabotCenter1 chromosome 7, sAmbRad1.1.pri, whole genome shotgun sequence genomic DNA:
- the gcg gene encoding pro-glucagon: protein MKGIDSVVVVLLLMLAQNSSQKPIQDSEETSSTLDTSENSLDKSNSLQNVKRHSEGMIASDLSIHMDKLRAKEFVDWLLNNEQNGDIQKRHAEGTYTSDVDSISDYFKAKRFVDSLAGYGKHQNGRGISKRNIESTRYSEGSSKNNLREYLELEAAKDFIDRLIKGRGRREFPEESKENPNKVIPNELDRRHADGTFSSELITVLDAMATKDFINWALNASAVQSRRHADGSFSSELSTVLDTMAAKDFVNWILNSETVHSRRHADGTFSGEISTVLDTMAAKDFVNRILNSKTVQSRDSVMEFFREFE from the exons ATGAAAGGCATTGACTCTGTTGTGGTAGTGCTGCTTTTGATGCTTGCACAGAATAGTTCCCAAAAACCAATACAGGACTCAGAAGAAACATCCAG TACATTGGACACTTCAGAGAACTCTCTGGATAAATCCAATTCACTACAGAATGTGAAACGGCATTCCGAAGGCATGATTGCCAGTGACCTCAGTATACATATGGACAAGTTGCGTGCCAAAGAATTTGTAGACTGGCTTCTGAACAACGAGCAAAATGG TGACATACAAAAGAGACACGCAGAAGGAACTTATACAAGTGATGTTGATTCCATCTCCGACTACTTCAAGGCAAAGCGCTTTGTAGATTCACTGGCAGGCTACGGCAAGCACCAAAATGG CAGGGGCATTTCTAAGAGAAACATTGAATCTACCAGATACTCAGAAGGAAGCTCCAAGAATAACTTACGTGAGTATCTGGAGCTGGAAGCGGCAAAGGATTTCATTGACCGGTTAATAAAAGGGCGTGGCAGAAGGGA GTTTCCAGAAGAGAGTAAAGAAAACCCAAACAAAGTGATTCCTAATGAATTGGACAGAAGACACGCGGATGGAACCTTCTCCAGTGAGCTTATCACTGTACTGGACGCCATGGCTACCAAGGACTTTATCAACTGGGCTCTCAACGCCTCAGCAGTCCAGTCAAG AAGACATGCGGATGGAAGCTTCTCCAGTGAGCTTAGCACTGTACTGGACACCATGGCTGCCAAGGACTTTGTCAACTGGATTCTCAACTCCGAAACCGTCCACTCAAG AAGACATGCGGATGGAACCTTCTCCGGTGAGATTAGCACTGTACTGGACACCATGGCTGCCAAGGACTTTGTCAACAGGATTCTCAACTCCAAAACAGTCCAGTCAAG GGACTCTGTAATGGAATTCTTCAGAGAGTTCGAATAA